The following DNA comes from Malania oleifera isolate guangnan ecotype guangnan chromosome 12, ASM2987363v1, whole genome shotgun sequence.
gcgtagtatgtcccttattttctttctcttttcttctttatctttccatttgcttttgctgctcccttttgtttttctctacgaagggattttgtcatttttgtttggacttcatttgggactaatcctttgaAATTGctccagtgtggggtgtgatcctttgacgggttaatcaaaaattgaattttccaggctcaagaagggcttgcaagggatctctttttgtttcttttgggtagtagaaagatggcctgccatcatttcgagaagccaattgttgtctcatatgacttgctaGACCCTAAAGGACCAATACCCAAGTTAAATTTTGTGaactgacttttgaaaaaaaatactggtttatcatttaggctcaacttggttaccAAATGGTAAATCGTTATTCGGCTCTTTTATAGGAAAGCAGATAGGCCAatgatggccatctatcatttgatcaaaacatgaataatgaACAGTCATTAGATTTATGAAGCAAACCATCATCTTATTGAATTTCCTTGAGAGTTTACAgggtttctaagaaaaatatttctttaccacATCTAAGTTTGTGGGGTGCACCAGATCGGCTCCATCCATGTCTGATAACAATAGggcacctcctgaaaatgctttctttaccacatacggcccttcataatttggggtccacttacctcgggggtcattatgaattggtaaaatctttttcaagacTAGATCCCCTTCTTGAAACCGTCGAATACGCACTTTCTTGTTAAAAGCTCTCATTATTCTCCTTTGGTATAACTGCCCATGAACTATAGCTGTCaatcttttttcttcaattagaTTCAACTGGTCATATCTAGATTGCACCCATTCTGCTTCGGTTAACTCTGCTTCTTTTAAGACTCGTAATGATGGAATCTCAACTTCTATTGGAATTACGGCCTCCATTCCGTACaccaaagagaaaggggtagCCGCTGTAGATGTTCGAACAGTGGTTCGATAGGCCAATAAAGCGAAAGGTAACTTCTCATGCCAATCTCTATAGGTCTCTGTCATTTTTTCCAAGATGCTCTTGATGTTCTTATTGGCTGCTTCCACTGCTCCATTCATTTGAGGTCGATAGGGGGCTGAATTATGATGCTTGACCTTGAACTGACTGTACAATTTTGTCATGACCTCGTTGTTCAAGTTTTTGGCATTGTCTGATATTATCCTTTCTGGGATCCCATACCTACAAATTAATTCTCTCCTGATAAAACGATTAATTACATTTTGAGTGACATTAGAGTATGATGCTGTttctacccattttgtgaagtAGTCAATGGCCACGAAAATGAATCGATGCCCATTACTGGCCTTTGGGGTTATCGGTccaatcacatccatgccccatgcTGAGAAAGGCTAAGGTGCAGATAAAACCTGGAGTTGAGTGGGTGGGACTTGTATGTGATCTCCATAGATTTGACACTTATGGCACTTTCGAACATATTCTATACAATCCCGTTCCATGGTTATCCAATAGTATCCACTCCTTAGGATTTTTTGGGCCAACGAGTGACCCCCCGCATGGGTCCCACAAACGCCGTCGTGTACTTCCTGTATGATTTGTCTTGCCTCTTGCAACTCCACGCACCCTAGGAGGGTCATATCATGGTTCCTTTTATACAATATCTCCCCATCTAAGAAGAATCCCATAGCTAGCCTCCTAATTGTCTTCCGGTCATTATTAAAGGCTCCTATGGGATACTCCTTCCATTGAttgtatgttttgatatcatgAAACCATGGCTTTCCATCAGCTTCTTCCGTCATTATACAATATGCTGGCTCCCTATGCATCCTTATTCGAATGGGTTCAATCTTTATTCCGGACTCAACCTTAAATAAAGCCGCCAATGTTGCGAGCGCATCAGGGATTAAGTTACTCTCTCTCGGTAAATGCGAAAAACTGATAGTATCGAATTCCTGCATCATTTCCTGAATGAACTCCTGATATGGTATTAATTTGGAATCCCGGGTTTCCCACTTTCCAGTCAACTGATAAATTACCAAAGCGGAATCTCCTTTTACAATCAACTTTTTAATGCCTCGGTCAATAGCTGCCTGTAAGCCCAATACGCACGCTTCATACTCAGCTATATTGTTGGTACACGGAAAGGTGAGTTTGGCTGTGACTGGGTAATATTTACCCTCTGGTGATATGAGTACAACCCCTATTCCATGCCCCCATACGTTGGTTGCCCCGTCAAATAGCATCATCCACCTAACATTACCttccttttcttgatcaattgaatcaatatcttgatccgGGAAGTCAAACTCCATGGATTGGTAATCATTAACGGCCCTATCAGCCAAATATTCTGCTATAATGCTCCCTTTGATGGCTTTTCTAGTTACATATGTAATATCATATTCAGTCAACAGCATTTGCCAACGAGCCATCCGTCCTGTTACTGCAGGTTTCTCAAAAACATACTTAATCGGATCCATTTTAGAAATCAGCCATGTTGTGTAATACAGCGTGTATTACCTTAATCTACTAACCACCCACACCAAAGCACAACATGTCTTCTCCAGGTTAGAGTACCTAGATTCGTATTCTGTGAACTTTTTGCTTAAATAATAAATGGCGTGCTCCTTTCTTCCAGACTCATCGTGTTGTCCTAACACACACCCCATGGAATTCTCTGATACTACTAAGTACAATATAAGAGGCCTTCCAGGTACAGGGGGAACCAAAACTGGAGGGTTCAatagatattcttttattttctcaaaagcttTCTGACATTCTTCACTCCATTTTTCGGGGTTATCCTTCTTCAGCAGCTTAAATATGGGCTCACAAGTAGCAGTCAACTGAGATATAAATCGAGCTATGTAGTTCAATtggcctaggaaactcctgacttctttttCGGTTTTAGGACTAGGCATTTCTCGAATAGCTTTTATTTTATCTGGGTCTACCTCATTCCCTTTCTCACTTATgataaatcccaacaattttcCTGAAGAAGCTCCGAATGTACATTTTTCTAGATTTAATTTCAGTTGACATTTTCGTAGCCTTtcaaatagcttccttaagttCATCACATGGCTATACTCATCTTGAGACTTAACAATCATGTCGTCCACATATACTTCTATCTCCTTATGCATCAGGTCGTGGAATAACGTTACCATGGCTCTCTGATAGGTTGCCCCTGCAATCTTTAAACCAAAGGGCATAACCTTGTAGCAAAAGGTCCCCCATAAGGTGATAAATGTGGTCTTCTCTTTATCTTCCGGGgccatcttaatttgattatatccagaaaatccatccatgaatgaaaacagGGCATGTCCCGCCGTATTGTCTACCAGCACATCTATGTGTGgaagtgggaaattatctttagggctagctttattcaagtctcgatagtcaacacagactctcacttttccatttttcttcattattggaactacatTGGCCATCCACTCTGGATATTTGGCTACTTCTAAAAAACCAGCCTTAAACTGCTTCTgtacctcttcttttattttgatcaacATATCTGGGCGCATTCTCCTCAGTTTCTGTTTTACCGGTTTGCTATCTGGGTAAATGGGTATTTTATGTGTTACTAAGTCTGTATCCAAACCCGGCATGTCCTGATATAACCATGCGAAAACATCTTGGTATTCCTTCAGAAGGTTTATCATTTCGCATCTTTCTTTTCCTCCCAACAGTGCCCCGATTTTTACTTCTTTTGGTTCCTCATTAGTCCCCAAATTTACTGTGACCGTGGGGTCACTACTGGTTAAAGTTGgtttttcatctgatttcaacATTCTTTGCATTTCAAGTGATAAGTCAGTCTCCTCTTCTATTTCAGCTTCTAggattaagttttcaaagttaacatcaATTTCTGGCTCCTGAATACTCGTATGATTATTTTCGCTATCCCTGCATAAAACAAAGGTAAACAATTCTTTGACAAATGACCCCATGATGCAATAAATGCGAAAGAAATGCATACTGGTTTTATTGATGAAAAAGACAAACGGTCCGAGGCAATAATGTCCACGAATtacaaaaagaaagcaaaatgagcAAAAGCTATTACATGAAGTGAATTGGGTAATCAAAAGATGTCCAGTTCTGAATTTCTGCTCTTGTAGTCAGTGGGTAGATCCATCTACTTGAGTCATTCATGTGGTCCCCTGATTCCAAGGCCAATATGCTCATTTGTTTCATTTCTTCCTCAAGAGTGACTTGATTGCCCTTTCGAAAGGTCTGATTCATTGGCGGGACTTCTACCCCCCATTTGGTACTTACTCTTCCTGTGCGCCTCTCGATCCGGAGTATTCTTTTCTCTTTCGTCTTCTTCTTATGGTCAGCTAAAGTAGGAGTATATCCGATGTCGTATCTCTCATTCATGCCTTCTGGTAACAATGGCATTGCGATGCCCTGAAGATACTTCCCCAACCCTTTTCCCGGGCAAAACCCTGATTTAATCATTTCTGCAGCCACCATACGTGTGGAAGAAGAGATCCGAGGTTGAGGGATAAAAGATCCCTCCATTATAGTAATGACGTTGATGATCTCAAATGCTCGGAATGAATCTTCATGGGCTTCTTCAGCTGCTTCCACATAGGGAGTGGAAGAAGATTTAGTAACCATTATATCCGTTTCTCCATAAACACATACCAGTTTATCCCCTACTACAAATTTCACTCGCTGATGCAAAGAGGATGGAACTGCCCCAGTATTATGTATCCAAGGCCTTCCCAAGAGACAACTGTATGAAGGTGTAATATCCATGACTTGAAAAGTGATATTGAAGGTTACGGGTCCAATCTGAATAGGGATGTCAAGCGACCCTACTGACTCTCTTCGTGTTCCATCGAAGGGACGCACCACCAAATTGTTTGGTGTCACATAAGAAGGATCAATGGGTAACCTCTACAGTGTAGTCATTGGCATAACATTGAGGGATGACCCATTATCTATCAAGACTCGAGACATCATATGATCCTTACATTTGGTGGATATATGCAACGCCTTGTTGTGCCCCTGGCCTTCTGGCGGAATTTCTTCATCAGTAAAAGTGATGTAGTTGGAGGCTGCCAGACTTCCGATCACATGATTGAATTTATCAACGCTGATATCTTGGGGAATGTAGGCTTGATTGAGAACTTTAAGTAACGCCTCCCGATGGGTCTCTGAATTTAGTAGAAGTGACAAAACAGATATGTGAGCCTGCATTTTCTTTAGTTGGTCCACAATGTTGTACTCGCTATGCTTTATTATCTTTAGGAATTCTTCGGCCTCTCCATTGGATATTGGACTTTTCACTTCCTTGTCT
Coding sequences within:
- the LOC131144003 gene encoding uncharacterized protein LOC131144003; this translates as MDPIKYVFEKPAVTGRMARWQMLLTEYDITYVTRKAIKGSIIAEYLADRAVNDYQSMEFDFPDQDIDSIDQEKEGNVRWMMLFDGATNVWGHGIGVVLISPEGKYYPVTAKLTFPCTNNIAEYEACVLGLQAAIDRGIKKLIVKGDSALVIYQLTGKWETRDSKLIPYQEFIQEMMQEFDTISFSHLPRESNLIPDALATLAALFKVESGIKIEPIRIRMHREPAYCIMTEEADGKPWFHDIKTYNQWKEYPIGAFNNDRKTIRRLAMGFFLDGEILYKRNHDMTLLGCVELQEARQIIQEVHDGVCGTHAGGHSLAQKILRSGYYWITMERDCIEYVRKCHKCQIYGDHIQVPPTQLQVLSAP